Below is a window of Narcine bancroftii isolate sNarBan1 chromosome 13, sNarBan1.hap1, whole genome shotgun sequence DNA.
TTCACACTAGCACACTCCCTGTCGACACTCTCCCCTTTCACTGCAATCTTCCTCCTCTCCGCCTGCTGCTCTCCTTGCTTCATCCCCCTTCTTTCCCTCCACGTCCCCTCTCTCccatctcccttcctcctcctacCTGGAGTAGTCGGGCAGCACATCCTGAGGTTTGCTGAGCACGGTGTCCTTCACTTGTTTAAAGATTCTGTTTCCCCATTGGTTCAGGAGACGGGTGATGCTGCCGACCCCATTGATATTCACCCTGTCAGCTGGGCAAAAGCACAGAGACACAAGGAAGTACACCACAGCAAAAATTCACCGCAACCTTCTCTGTAAAACAGAGTTCTCAACACCACGTAACGTTGGCCATTGTATTCCACCCCATTACACAACCAACAATCTTTCATCCCACTGACAATCCAATATTCTCCACATCTTGTAAACAATGCCCACTGTATTCTACAACCAATTACACAACCAATGTTCTCTGCAACCCATCATTAGATCCATAGaaccttacagcacagaagcaggccctttgccccatctagtctgtgacctagtccagtggttctctaccttttaCATTCCACTCAtataacaccttaagtaatcctttatgcACCACAGACCACTATGGCATtctgtgctctgtggttagtaagggattaaggtAAAggggagtggaaaaaggttgagaataataataataatcccCCTAAAGATCTCACCTTTACCCTAAACCCACGGCCCCTGTTCTTGTCCCACCTAACCAGTTTGGTGAAAATGCCTGCTTGCATtgactctgagtgtgtgtgtgggtatgtgtgtgtgggtgtgagtgtttgtgggtgtgtttatgggtatgtatgagtgtgtgtgtgggtgtgagtgcgtgtgtgggggtgtatgggtatgtgtgagttagtgtgtgtgggtgtgagtgtgggtatGTGAGTGTAGGTGTgtatgggtgggggtgggtgtgggtgtgagtgtgtgtatgggtgggtgtgagtgtgtatgggtgggtgtgtgggtaggtatgtgtgtgtgggtggatgtgcGGGAGGTTTGAAGCCAGGACATTTGCTGCTTGGCCATCCTACCTCCTTCTCGGAAGTTCCATTTCCAGTGCTCACTGACTTGTTGCTTCTCACCCTGAGCCAATGAGAAGAGCAGCGTCAGGAATGCAAGGTGCAAACTCGTGCTGGGCACAGCCAACCCTGCAAGACCAGAGTGAAGGGGGTTACACATGGTCCCACAGGTCAGAAGGAATGCACAGTCTTAATCTGGCTTCAAGGAGAGGGGGTTCCATATTCACCTCAGCAACTTGTAATGATGCTCAGAAGGCTATATGGCCCATTAGTTTCATCCTGGATTTTGGGATGTAATCCTATCGATCTGAAAACCAATGGTGAAAGTGGTCCTTTTTATGTTGGCTCAGGATAGACAGTAACTTCCCTGAGAGTGGATGTCTGGCCTGGAACTGGGGGTTTTGGACCAGAGCAGATGAGAACTGTCCCATGGAGAGAACTGGTCCACTTGAGAGTTCAGAGTCAGTCCCATGTGGAGGTTTGGGCCCCAGAACAGGAACAATCTGTGTTGCAGGGAGGGCTGACCAGTGAGGGGAGGCAGGGGTAGGCCTGTCCTTGGGGAAAGTGTTGGCTGCTGGAGAGGAGGGTGGGTTGATGGGGTTGGTACTGAGGATGGGGTTAATATTCCCTCTGCATGAACCATGGACCAGTCCCCCAGAGGTACCTCCATGACTCCATGTCTCTACCTCTGAGGAGCCCCTTCAGCCCGACCAATTCTGTCACTTCTCCCATGGTTGGTTCGTTTCAGTGAAGGACCTTTTTCCAACCCACTGAAAGTACAAGGAGATGGAACAACAGAAATAAACCAGAGGGAGAAAGAATCCTGATTGGACAGGGGGATTTCCCGGAATCCTCGACTCCAGCAAGGCACAACATTCACTGAatcaaccttcacttcccaccAACACTTCCAAAGGTTACCCACTGTTAGCAGTAGAATCCAACCGCAATGAAATAAGTGGGTTATCATGCCACATAGAACAGGtggttcagcccatcaaatccatgctaCCTATTTACACCGATCCCACCTTCACCCATTTTATTGTCTCAAATTACCACCCACTCCACCCTGAATCTACCCATAGATTCAACAACATGTCATCACCTCATACTCCATCTGGAttacctccaaccagatgactaTCTTCGACCTCTGGTTTCCGTCAGCCTCCACCTCTGTCACTCcccttcccctgtctcctttcctccagctctccattcacacaGCCACCCCCCtttcctcttctgccctcctatccatgtccaattaagtTGGCTTTGCttctcctgccctttcttccctgccctttatccacttttctgccaacttACACCTTGAccacaaattcacttggtccatctctaacaaaactctcccttttcttgatctcgCTGTGTCCATCTCGGGAGACAGCCTCTTGACAGAAATCTTGtacaaacccaccaattcccacaacaacctcaactacatctcttcacaccctgtctgctgcaaggattccattttcTCAATTTGTCCATCTttgttgcatctgctcccaggatgaggacttccatgccagataatCAAGGTGTCCTCTTTCTTCcaacaatgtggcttcccctctatcaccatcaacttggccctcagctgcatatcctccattacccccaCATCTGGCTTGGTCCCCTCTGCCCCACACACAAGgttaggattcctcttgtcctttcCTACCACCCCACTGGCCTCCTTGTCCAACACATCCTCAGCaattttccaccacctactacataaTCCCATCATCTGACACATCTTCACTTCTGCCCTCTCTGCCTTCAACTAGGAACTGCTccatccatgactcccttgtccactcctccctccccaccaattgcccccttgaCACCTattcctgtgaccacaggaaatgctgcaTTTGCACCTACACcttctccctcagcaccattcggggccGAAACAGTCctgtcaagtgaagcaacatttcacgtgaatctgtaggggtcatcgaATGTATCCAGTAATCCCATTGTGTTCTCCTCTCCATCAGAGAGACGGCACAGTCTagaagatcgctttgttgagccccTAGGCTCTGTCTACTCCAGTGGCACGGGGGGGTGTTCACTGAGAGATGGGGTGTGACTCCATCCTCACTCCGAACAAAGGAGTGAGGCTGATGTTGAACTTTGCAACTTAGAAATTCCACACTAACAGGAAACAAAACCTGACTCCCCGCTGCTTTGGGAACTTAAATGATTTAGCAAAAGTAACATTTTGTAAAATAATTATTGATACATTAAACGACCTTTCTCTGCCTTTAAAAAATATCCTCAACGGCGGGTAAGTGATTCCACATCACCCTCCAATGCACACGGCAACACCTTCAACACCAGTACGTAAATCCAGTGTCCACCTTGCTGCCCAGCTTGAAATAGGTTACCTGGAATTCTTGGCCTCATTGATCCGTACTGCCTGGGAATGTGTTGAAGACTATGGAGCATCAAAGCTGTGTAGAGTCATGcgcctcttcctctccctctcctctcctctgtcTCTTCACTTCTGAGAGCCTGTTCAGTGTTCCCTGCAgtttgtttttctgctggtgacgTGTGGAGTTGATTTCACTTTGAATTCCAGATGGTGAAAAGATGTGATTGTTAAAGTAGTTGAGAGCTTTATGATGCCGACtgggctaggtgaatagagagtgcGAACTTCCTGCAATGTGTGCAATGTTTGGTGAATGCACATTTCTGACCACATTCTGCCCATTATAC
It encodes the following:
- the LOC138748062 gene encoding uncharacterized protein, producing MDTARSRKGRVLLEMDQVNLWSRWLAVPSTSLHLAFLTLLFSLAQGEKQQVSEHWKWNFREGVFAVVYFLVSLCFCPADRVNINGVGSITRLLNQWGNRIFKQVKDTVLSKPQDVLPDYSRIQPFSEALDDLFREAQALKKRLGDLTESLAGLERAVIKVGYGNPVKIKHVVTRKVPRKQTGHQNSHHPSPHIQSRNTVRRRPAVRRQSIVSNRERSRVNGQ